One segment of Actinomyces sp. 432 DNA contains the following:
- a CDS encoding glycoside hydrolase family 43 protein produces the protein MPTRSARPILPGYYPDPSICRVDGAFWLVNSSFEYLPGVPVHRSADLVHWEQVGHAYARPSALPLPGGDAGSQGTFAPTIRHHDGVFYVIVTNMGQDPLSQRIVRTTDPAADWSDPVEVPDTPGIDPDLCWDEEGVCHLSWRGVSFETGTAVSTLRSVPIDPGTGRRLGEAVELWQGTGMRDAEGPHLYRRRGWWYLLLAEGGTGIGHCVTMARARELTGPWEEHPGNPILTHRSTDHPVQATGHADLVPLDADGWDGARFAMVHLGIRQLEPFPGYHVNGRETFLVGAHWEGDWPVVVEDRYAEAIAARDASSTHAFTDELRGRPGPVADADAPWDLPDQWVSPGGLARAALARNEAGRLRLTAPGDDAAPRPLLATRCRDAAWRAEAELVVEPGAAVELCVYLDPGHRAAVRWDGDRAVAVATAAPFEQTLGELAAEYMEAPQGRALRMWVSAQLPESGFFGQRVPDELVLGVSVDGRDIELGRLDGRYLSTEVAGGFTGRVVGVRAVSGTATIERFIYQPL, from the coding sequence GTGCCCACCCGGTCCGCCCGCCCGATTCTGCCGGGCTACTACCCGGATCCGTCCATCTGCCGCGTGGACGGAGCTTTCTGGCTGGTCAACTCCAGCTTCGAGTACCTGCCGGGCGTGCCCGTGCACCGCTCCGCCGACCTGGTGCACTGGGAGCAGGTCGGTCACGCCTACGCCCGCCCCTCCGCCCTGCCGCTGCCGGGAGGCGACGCCGGCTCCCAGGGCACCTTCGCCCCCACCATCCGCCACCACGACGGCGTCTTCTACGTGATCGTCACCAATATGGGGCAGGACCCGCTGAGCCAGCGCATCGTGCGCACCACAGATCCCGCCGCCGACTGGTCCGACCCGGTGGAAGTGCCCGACACCCCGGGCATCGACCCGGACCTGTGCTGGGACGAGGAGGGCGTCTGCCACCTGAGCTGGCGCGGAGTGTCCTTCGAGACCGGCACCGCGGTATCCACGCTGCGCTCGGTGCCGATCGACCCGGGCACCGGCCGACGCCTGGGCGAGGCGGTCGAGTTGTGGCAGGGCACGGGCATGCGCGACGCGGAGGGGCCGCACCTGTACCGCCGCCGCGGTTGGTGGTACCTGCTGCTGGCCGAGGGCGGCACCGGCATCGGGCACTGCGTGACCATGGCGCGCGCCCGCGAGCTGACCGGCCCGTGGGAGGAGCACCCCGGCAACCCGATCCTCACCCACCGCTCCACCGACCATCCGGTGCAGGCCACCGGGCACGCCGACCTGGTGCCCCTCGACGCCGACGGATGGGACGGGGCGCGCTTCGCCATGGTGCACCTGGGCATTCGCCAGCTGGAGCCCTTCCCCGGGTATCACGTCAACGGCCGGGAGACCTTCCTGGTCGGCGCCCACTGGGAGGGGGACTGGCCGGTCGTCGTCGAGGACCGCTACGCGGAGGCGATCGCCGCGCGCGACGCCTCCTCCACGCACGCCTTCACCGATGAGCTGCGCGGTCGGCCGGGTCCGGTGGCCGACGCCGACGCTCCCTGGGATCTGCCCGACCAGTGGGTCTCCCCGGGCGGGCTCGCCCGTGCCGCACTGGCGCGCAACGAGGCCGGGAGACTGAGGCTCACCGCGCCCGGCGACGACGCCGCGCCGCGCCCGCTGCTGGCTACCCGCTGCCGCGACGCCGCCTGGCGCGCCGAGGCGGAACTGGTGGTGGAGCCGGGCGCCGCCGTCGAGCTCTGCGTGTACTTGGACCCCGGTCACCGGGCCGCCGTGCGCTGGGACGGGGACCGTGCCGTGGCCGTGGCGACCGCGGCGCCGTTTGAACAGACTCTTGGCGAATTGGCTGCGGAGTACATGGAGGCGCCGCAGGGACGGGCGTTGCGGATGTGGGTGAGCGCGCAGCTCCCGGAGTCGGGATTCTTCGGCCAGCGCGTGCCCGACGAACTGGTGCTGGGCGTGAGCGTGGATGGGCGAGACATAGAGCTGGGCCGGCTGGACGGCCGCTACCTGTCCACCGAGGTCGCCGGCGGCTTCACCGGGCGGGTCGTGGGCGTGCGCGCCGTAAGCGGCACGGCAACCATTGAGCGCTTCATTTACCAACCGCTGTAG